In one window of Henckelia pumila isolate YLH828 chromosome 1, ASM3356847v2, whole genome shotgun sequence DNA:
- the LOC140861904 gene encoding uncharacterized protein: protein MQASSWEIGQHMSRLKDLSQTYRPSTIIGDIYREFGINLSYRKTWKSKERAFDLIRGSPKYGYGNLASCCYILEKNNPGTTYIQTDQDANGQIYPIAWALVDSENYSSWLWFMSKLKEQIGDSNRLVFISDRDKSITKAIRVIFPQSHHGHCIWHMEQHIKRQKHMTHLTPKLEEILRKTLDDSSTLKVNPVTAHEFQVGLDTNNMDVVNVAQRTCSCKKFEILEIPCRHAHVVAISRGILIYSLWSEYYKTTSWRTLHAGLIHPIDNHIDWLIPDEVQGRVILPPCVRRPCGRPQTRRMRFVRPRF from the exons ATGCAAGCAAGTAGTTGGGAAATCGGTCAGCACATGTCAAGATTGAAAGATCTTAGCCAAACATATAGGCCATCTACCATCATTGGTGATATATACAGAGAATTTGGTATAAACTTGAGTTATCGAAAGACATGGAAGTCCAAAGAGCGTGCATTTGATCTGATCAGGGGGTCTCCTAAATATGGTTACGGGAATTTGGCGTCATGTTGCTATATCTTGGAAAAGAATAATCCTGGAACTACATATATTCAGACAGATCAAG ATGCCAATGGACAAATTTATCCAATTGCTTGGGCACTTGTTGATTCTGAGAATTATTCATCATGGTTATGGTTTATGTCGAAACTGAAAGAACAAATTGGTGACTCCAATCGATTGGTATTTATATCTGATCGAGACAAGAGTATTACTAAAGCAATCAGAGTGATATTTCCACAATCTCACCATGGTCATTGTATATGGCACATGGAGCAACATATTAAG AGGCAGAAGCATATGACGCATTTGACCccaaagcttgaagaaatcTTACGCAAGACACTCgatgattcttcaactctcaaaGTGAACCCTGTAACAGCACATGAGTTTCAGGTTGGTTTGGATACAAATAATATGGATGTTGTGAATGTTGCACAACGTACATGTTCATgtaagaaatttgagatattagAAATTCCATGTAGACATGCACATGTTGTTGCAATTTCAAGAGGGATTTTGATTTATAGTTTGTGGTCTGAATATTATAAAACTACATCTTGGAGAACCTTGCATGCCGGACTAATTCACCCTATAGATAACCATATAGATTGGTTGATTCCAGACGAAGTTCAAGGAAGGGTTATTTTACCTCCATGTGTGAGGAGACCATGTGGAAGGCCACAAACAAGAAGGATGAGAtttgtgaggcctcgattctaa